A genomic segment from Streptomyces sp. NBC_00459 encodes:
- a CDS encoding chaplin: protein MSRIAKGLALSTVAVAAVAGTAGVAAADSDAHGAAAHSPGVLSGNVLQVPVHVPVNVCGNTVNVIGLLNPAFGNTCVND, encoded by the coding sequence ATGTCGCGTATCGCGAAGGGCCTTGCCCTTTCCACCGTTGCCGTCGCCGCCGTGGCGGGTACCGCCGGTGTCGCCGCCGCCGACAGCGACGCGCACGGCGCCGCTGCCCACTCCCCGGGCGTCCTGTCGGGCAACGTCCTGCAGGTCCCGGTCCACGTTCCGGTCAACGTCTGCGGCAACACCGTCAACGTCATCGGTCTGCTGAACCCGGCGTTCGGCAACACCTGCGTCAACGACTGA
- a CDS encoding DUF3344 domain-containing protein, producing the protein MPNSPGLLLRRAMVGAFALAAIWAPGGLATAAPPPAGEKESERLAFTQRYRALQHGGIVRAANASISCRATLGTCAGIRRGERLVPTTGGARAAVNGDLDMFYVDVDSDPNTYNSSRAEVRVPQGGRVSYARLYWGGNLKVGEQKPPKDNGRVLIAEPGGQYKELLADSVVGHRVAHGADAFQASADVTELVRESGSGLYTVAQVNVAMGKSAAGAWGGWTLVVAYENAAEPLRHLALWDGFDALRDRTGDGSLVRLAELPFPAGANGRAGLVAYNGDRGSTGDSLTVSAAGRTTALGNAANPLDDVLNSTIGGAVSERVPAYANTLGYDSDVFELGTALRRGGDQLAFRLVCQRDAAWAGALFVAVDARQ; encoded by the coding sequence ATGCCTAATTCCCCGGGTCTTCTGCTGCGCCGTGCGATGGTGGGCGCTTTTGCCCTCGCCGCGATCTGGGCTCCGGGAGGTTTGGCGACGGCCGCACCACCCCCCGCCGGGGAGAAGGAGTCGGAGCGCCTCGCGTTCACCCAGCGGTACCGCGCGCTCCAGCACGGCGGGATCGTCCGCGCGGCCAACGCGTCCATCAGCTGCCGGGCCACCCTCGGGACCTGCGCGGGCATCCGCAGGGGCGAGCGCCTGGTGCCGACAACGGGCGGCGCCAGGGCGGCGGTCAACGGCGACCTGGACATGTTCTACGTCGACGTCGACAGCGACCCGAACACGTACAACTCCAGCCGCGCGGAGGTCCGGGTACCGCAGGGCGGCCGGGTCTCGTACGCACGGCTGTACTGGGGCGGCAATCTCAAGGTCGGGGAGCAGAAGCCGCCGAAGGACAACGGGCGGGTGCTGATCGCCGAGCCCGGCGGCCAGTACAAGGAGCTGCTCGCGGACTCGGTCGTCGGGCACCGGGTGGCGCACGGAGCCGACGCGTTCCAGGCCTCCGCCGATGTCACCGAGCTGGTCCGGGAGAGCGGTTCGGGGCTGTACACGGTCGCGCAGGTCAATGTGGCGATGGGGAAGTCGGCGGCCGGGGCGTGGGGCGGCTGGACGCTGGTCGTGGCGTACGAGAACGCGGCGGAGCCGCTGCGGCACCTCGCCCTGTGGGACGGGTTCGACGCGCTGAGGGACCGGACGGGTGACGGTTCGTTGGTCCGGTTGGCCGAACTCCCGTTCCCGGCGGGCGCGAACGGGCGCGCGGGCCTGGTCGCCTACAACGGGGACCGCGGCAGCACCGGTGACTCCCTGACGGTGTCCGCCGCAGGGCGCACAACCGCGCTCGGGAACGCGGCCAACCCCCTCGACGACGTGCTGAATTCCACGATCGGCGGAGCCGTCTCGGAGCGCGTTCCGGCGTACGCGAACACCCTCGGCTACGACTCCGACGTGTTCGAACTGGGTACGGCGCTGCGGCGCGGTGGTGACCAGCTGGCCTTCCGGCTCGTTTGCCAGCGGGACGCGGCGTGGGCCGGCGCACTTTTCGTGGCCGTCGACGCCCGGCAGTAG
- a CDS encoding glycosyltransferase, translating to MQLIAPDPGPRVLHVTQPVDGGAPRVVTDLARAQLAAGLHVTVACPDGGDLAARLRALGADVHPWHATRSPGPSLVGEVRRLRRVVGAVRPDVVHAHSAKAGLAARLAVRGRVATVFQPHAWSFEAVGGPTAALALKWERWGARWASRVVCVSDAERATGVRAGIAGQWRVIPNGIDTERFQPAPVDSVRAGIPLLAQVDPAAPLVVCVGRLCRQKGQDVLLRAWGEVARRVPGARLVLVGDGPEAPRLRALAPDSVLFAGAVTDAVPWYRAADLVVLPSRWEGMALAPLEAMGCGRAVVVTDVDGGRESLPAALAPRCLVPAENPAALAGTVSELLLDPPLRESLGQLGRRHVLSAHDVRRSAEAVADVYRELITAHAVRPVRAEYRESIHS from the coding sequence ATGCAACTGATCGCACCGGACCCAGGGCCACGGGTCCTGCACGTCACCCAGCCGGTGGACGGCGGGGCGCCCCGGGTCGTGACGGACCTGGCGCGGGCCCAGCTCGCCGCCGGTCTGCACGTCACGGTCGCCTGCCCGGACGGCGGTGACCTCGCCGCGCGACTGCGGGCGCTCGGCGCCGACGTACACCCCTGGCACGCGACCCGCTCGCCGGGACCCTCGCTCGTCGGGGAGGTGCGGCGGCTGCGGCGGGTGGTCGGGGCTGTGCGGCCGGATGTCGTGCACGCGCACAGCGCGAAGGCCGGGCTCGCCGCCCGGCTGGCGGTACGGGGGCGGGTGGCGACGGTGTTCCAGCCGCACGCCTGGTCGTTCGAGGCGGTCGGCGGACCCACCGCCGCACTGGCGCTCAAGTGGGAGCGGTGGGGCGCGCGTTGGGCCTCCCGGGTGGTGTGCGTGAGCGACGCGGAACGGGCCACCGGGGTGCGCGCCGGGATCGCCGGGCAGTGGCGGGTGATCCCGAACGGGATCGACACGGAGCGCTTCCAACCGGCTCCCGTGGACTCCGTACGGGCCGGGATTCCGCTGCTCGCGCAGGTCGATCCGGCCGCCCCGCTCGTCGTGTGCGTGGGGCGGCTGTGCCGGCAGAAGGGGCAGGACGTGCTGCTCCGGGCATGGGGCGAGGTCGCGCGGCGGGTGCCCGGGGCGCGGCTGGTGCTCGTCGGTGACGGTCCGGAAGCCCCGCGGCTGCGGGCTCTCGCCCCCGACTCCGTGCTGTTCGCGGGGGCCGTCACCGACGCCGTCCCCTGGTACCGGGCCGCCGATCTGGTCGTCCTGCCCTCGCGGTGGGAGGGCATGGCGTTGGCGCCGCTGGAGGCGATGGGCTGTGGGCGGGCGGTGGTCGTCACCGATGTGGACGGCGGGCGCGAGAGTCTGCCCGCCGCTCTCGCACCGCGCTGTCTGGTGCCGGCCGAGAACCCGGCCGCGCTCGCCGGGACCGTCTCCGAACTGCTGCTCGACCCCCCACTGCGTGAGTCGCTGGGGCAACTGGGGCGCCGACACGTCCTGTCCGCGCACGACGTACGGCGTTCCGCCGAGGCCGTCGCGGATGTGTACCGCGAGCTGATCACCGCGCACGCCGTGCGGCCCGTGCGCGCCGAGTACAGGGAGTCCATCCACTCGTGA
- a CDS encoding exopolysaccharide biosynthesis polyprenyl glycosylphosphotransferase yields MTAESTVPSPGGGPREHGFSTVSAVSVIPPRGSAGGFRFPAGRRPAPRPASPLPLLAVDSGAALLGALALTEPQRHPVLVGVLLLGVVVLNARASLYRPGSVPAFLDELPAVCGRIAMGWLALAAAVGAYASADALSARTLVLGCGVQVAASAAGRATVHWLRRRALLRRPHTALVIGPAGTARRVAAAFLRHPSCGVRPVGLVTDHPDGGAGLPVLTTGEEVQRALIQNGVRAVLAVHPSVRAEQGPLLRALAESGCTVWEIDAESPSYESAERLAGFSCRRLAMVPDRPGSLGKRLLDVLVSGTLLLLASPLLLLCAVVLRLTGGRGVVFKQERIGMDGRPFTLLKFRTHRPVDEMESATRWSVADEQRMNWFCRLLRRTSLDELLQLWNVLWGDMSLVGPRPERPYFVGKFSQTYPGYAARHRMQTGITGLAQIHGLRGDTSIEDRCRFDNAYIDNWSLWQDICILLRTAATLVRPTGS; encoded by the coding sequence GTGACTGCGGAAAGTACCGTCCCCTCCCCCGGCGGAGGGCCGCGGGAGCACGGATTCTCGACAGTGTCGGCCGTCTCGGTCATCCCGCCCCGCGGGTCGGCGGGCGGCTTCAGATTCCCGGCCGGCCGGCGTCCCGCGCCCCGGCCGGCCTCCCCGCTGCCGCTGCTCGCCGTCGACAGCGGCGCCGCCCTGCTCGGCGCCCTGGCACTGACCGAGCCCCAGCGTCACCCCGTCCTCGTCGGCGTGCTGCTGCTCGGTGTGGTCGTGCTGAACGCGCGCGCCTCGCTCTACCGGCCCGGGTCCGTGCCCGCGTTCCTCGACGAACTGCCCGCCGTCTGCGGCCGGATCGCGATGGGCTGGCTGGCTCTGGCCGCCGCGGTCGGGGCGTACGCGTCCGCCGACGCGCTGTCCGCCCGGACGCTCGTCCTGGGCTGCGGGGTACAGGTGGCGGCGAGTGCGGCGGGCCGCGCGACCGTCCACTGGCTGCGGCGCCGGGCGCTGCTGCGCCGTCCGCACACCGCTCTCGTCATCGGCCCGGCCGGCACCGCCCGGCGCGTGGCCGCCGCGTTCCTGCGCCATCCGTCGTGCGGGGTACGGCCGGTGGGGCTCGTCACCGACCACCCGGACGGCGGGGCGGGCCTGCCCGTGCTGACCACCGGCGAGGAGGTCCAGCGGGCACTGATCCAGAACGGCGTCCGTGCCGTCCTCGCCGTCCATCCCTCGGTACGGGCCGAACAGGGGCCGCTGCTACGGGCGTTGGCGGAGTCTGGCTGCACGGTGTGGGAGATCGACGCCGAGTCGCCCTCGTACGAGAGCGCCGAACGGCTCGCCGGGTTCTCCTGCCGACGGCTCGCGATGGTGCCGGACCGGCCGGGCAGCCTCGGCAAGCGGCTGCTCGACGTCCTGGTCTCGGGCACTCTGCTGCTGCTGGCCTCGCCGCTGCTGCTGCTGTGCGCGGTGGTGCTGCGGCTGACCGGCGGCCGGGGTGTGGTTTTCAAGCAGGAGCGCATCGGCATGGACGGGCGCCCCTTCACCCTCCTCAAGTTCCGCACCCACCGCCCGGTCGACGAGATGGAGTCGGCGACCCGCTGGAGCGTCGCCGACGAGCAGCGCATGAACTGGTTCTGCCGCCTCCTGCGCCGCACCTCGCTGGACGAGCTCCTCCAGCTGTGGAACGTCCTCTGGGGCGACATGAGCCTGGTCGGGCCGAGGCCCGAACGCCCTTACTTCGTGGGCAAGTTCAGCCAGACCTACCCCGGTTACGCGGCCCGCCACCGGATGCAGACGGGCATCACCGGGCTCGCCCAGATCCACGGGCTGCGCGGCGACACCTCGATCGAGGACCGCTGTCGGTTCGACAACGCCTACATCGACAACTGGTCGCTGTGGCAGGACATCTGCATCCTGCTGCGCACCGCCGCCACGCTCGTCCGCCCGACAGGAAGCTGA
- a CDS encoding O-antigen ligase family protein produces the protein MSHSPTLTLPRRAPFPYLASFAPLLPVILVIALLALPAAQGTDGGATPADAVSGLVVLYCAVRLVRERRRPLSRTAAVVLGLPVVGLAVAAVGASSPAAGIGGLGRYLQIFVLVPASVLLLVRDRRDLRVLAWAFVGFALFQGAVGVHQFMTGTGASYQGEEIRAVGTFGPADVMGMATVVAFGLMCALGLALGSAAARQRAVAAGCALVLLAPLAVSFSRGAWIATAVACTLQLVLAGMRRALKVGAVVTASAVILVGGLGLGSAMLQERISSITQVTDAPDQSVTDRYTMWAAATDMWSEHPLTGVGLKGFPEHRDGHASLALSAGSDTEGAGAAYRKQPLLSPHNMYLLVLSEQGLIGLLALGGSWLALLVCGLRGLARARRSASGGLDCALVACGLLIWQLIDFLYADIGGPATVLTAVAFGLVAWWALVGGDDMPEASAR, from the coding sequence GTGAGCCACAGCCCCACGCTGACGTTGCCGCGCCGAGCGCCCTTCCCGTACCTCGCGTCCTTCGCTCCGCTGCTGCCCGTGATCCTGGTGATCGCCCTGCTCGCGCTGCCGGCCGCGCAGGGCACCGACGGCGGCGCGACCCCGGCCGACGCGGTCTCCGGGCTGGTGGTCCTGTACTGCGCGGTCCGGCTCGTACGGGAACGGCGGCGACCGCTGTCCCGTACGGCCGCCGTGGTGCTCGGGCTGCCGGTGGTCGGGCTCGCGGTCGCGGCCGTCGGGGCGTCCTCTCCGGCGGCCGGGATCGGGGGGCTGGGTCGCTACCTCCAGATCTTCGTACTGGTACCGGCGTCCGTGCTGCTGCTGGTCCGGGACCGGCGCGACCTCCGGGTGCTGGCCTGGGCGTTCGTCGGGTTCGCCCTGTTCCAGGGGGCGGTCGGGGTGCACCAGTTCATGACCGGGACCGGTGCCTCCTACCAGGGTGAGGAGATCCGGGCGGTGGGCACCTTCGGGCCCGCCGACGTGATGGGCATGGCGACCGTGGTGGCCTTCGGGCTGATGTGCGCGCTGGGGCTGGCACTCGGGTCGGCCGCCGCCCGGCAGCGGGCCGTGGCCGCCGGGTGCGCCTTGGTGCTGCTCGCGCCGCTCGCCGTCTCCTTCAGCCGGGGCGCCTGGATCGCCACGGCGGTGGCCTGCACGCTGCAGCTGGTGCTGGCCGGGATGCGGCGGGCGCTGAAGGTGGGCGCGGTGGTGACCGCGTCGGCGGTGATCCTGGTCGGTGGCCTCGGCCTCGGTTCGGCGATGCTCCAGGAGCGGATCAGCAGCATCACCCAGGTCACCGACGCTCCCGACCAGTCGGTCACCGACCGGTACACGATGTGGGCGGCGGCGACCGACATGTGGAGCGAACACCCGCTCACCGGCGTCGGGTTGAAGGGTTTCCCCGAACACCGTGACGGACACGCCTCGTTGGCCCTGTCCGCGGGCAGCGACACGGAGGGCGCGGGCGCCGCGTACCGCAAACAGCCGCTGCTGTCCCCGCACAACATGTATCTGCTGGTGCTCAGCGAGCAGGGGCTCATCGGGCTGCTGGCCCTCGGGGGCAGCTGGCTGGCGCTGCTGGTGTGCGGCCTGCGGGGGCTGGCGCGGGCCCGGCGGTCGGCGTCCGGCGGGCTCGACTGCGCCCTTGTCGCCTGTGGGCTGCTGATCTGGCAGTTGATCGACTTCCTGTACGCCGACATCGGCGGGCCCGCGACCGTGCTGACCGCCGTCGCCTTCGGGCTCGTCGCCTGGTGGGCCCTCGTCGGTGGCGACGACATGCCCGAGGCCTCGGCGCGATGA
- the murJ gene encoding murein biosynthesis integral membrane protein MurJ, with amino-acid sequence MNATPPRTEGETRVTLPAARAASSAAKGSAEEGDGSEPAELAPVSGKFLAKATLITAVLSVAGALLGLVRDQSLARLFGAGSDTDAFLVAWTVPEFAATLLIEDGLAFVLIPAFSMALARRAQGAPGDPVRALVASTLPRLALACAGVGALLIATAPYLVEALAPGLPDPSLAIDCTRLTATCVFSFGLAGYCSAALRAHRRFLAPAAIYVAYNTGIITAMFVLGGRWGVRSAAVGVAVGGALMVVTQLPSVLRQLRRRRSAVPEEIVVDEASGAPMAFALVAPVLLFALTRQSQVLIERFLASTLPAGAISHLNYAQKVAQIPMTLSLMLCTVTFPVVAQAIAEGDTERARSRVERDLALAAWVVLLGAASVIACAPQVIELLFQRGAFTSRDTEATATVMRVYAVGLLGHTLVGALVRSYFSSNRPTWYPLGAMAAGIVATSWIGAWTVGPWGVRGIAAANAAGITLSAALLLYGMGPRSVPIRTRQVLAELSKPVRAAVCATAAGAFVTSRIDGPVAGLAAGTATVTVVYFLLGRLMRAQAVQSFVLALSSVCSMTRRLPHARKRTRAHARPRTRRRDRVR; translated from the coding sequence ATGAACGCGACGCCTCCTCGGACCGAGGGAGAGACCAGGGTGACGCTGCCCGCGGCACGCGCCGCTTCGTCGGCCGCGAAGGGGAGCGCAGAAGAGGGGGACGGCAGCGAGCCTGCCGAACTAGCCCCCGTTTCGGGCAAGTTCCTCGCCAAAGCCACCCTCATCACGGCCGTCCTCTCGGTCGCGGGCGCCCTGCTCGGGCTGGTCCGGGACCAGTCGCTGGCCCGGCTGTTCGGGGCCGGCAGCGACACGGACGCCTTCCTCGTCGCGTGGACCGTGCCGGAGTTCGCGGCGACGCTGCTCATCGAGGACGGGCTGGCCTTCGTCCTGATCCCGGCCTTCAGCATGGCGCTGGCCCGGCGCGCCCAGGGTGCCCCGGGCGATCCGGTCAGGGCGCTGGTCGCGTCGACGCTGCCCCGGCTGGCGCTGGCATGCGCGGGGGTCGGCGCGCTGCTGATCGCCACCGCTCCCTACCTGGTCGAGGCGCTCGCCCCCGGCCTGCCCGACCCGTCGCTCGCCATCGACTGCACCCGCCTCACCGCGACCTGCGTGTTCAGCTTCGGGCTCGCCGGGTACTGCAGCGCGGCCCTGCGCGCGCACCGGCGGTTCCTGGCGCCGGCGGCGATCTACGTGGCCTACAACACCGGCATCATCACGGCGATGTTCGTGCTGGGCGGGCGCTGGGGGGTGCGCTCGGCGGCGGTCGGGGTGGCGGTGGGCGGCGCCTTGATGGTCGTAACCCAACTTCCTTCTGTTCTAAGGCAGTTGCGGCGGCGCAGGTCGGCCGTGCCGGAAGAGATCGTGGTGGACGAGGCCTCCGGGGCGCCGATGGCCTTCGCGCTGGTCGCACCCGTGCTGCTCTTCGCGCTGACCCGGCAGTCGCAGGTGCTCATCGAGCGGTTCCTCGCCTCCACCCTCCCCGCCGGAGCCATCTCGCACCTGAACTATGCGCAGAAGGTGGCGCAGATCCCGATGACGCTGTCGCTGATGCTGTGCACGGTCACCTTCCCGGTGGTCGCGCAGGCCATCGCGGAGGGCGACACTGAGCGGGCCCGCAGCCGGGTGGAGCGTGACCTCGCGCTGGCCGCCTGGGTGGTGCTGCTCGGCGCGGCGTCGGTGATCGCCTGTGCGCCGCAGGTCATCGAACTCCTCTTCCAGCGCGGCGCGTTCACCTCCCGGGACACCGAGGCGACGGCCACCGTGATGCGCGTGTACGCGGTCGGGCTGCTCGGGCACACGCTGGTCGGCGCGCTCGTCCGCTCGTACTTCTCCTCGAACCGGCCCACCTGGTACCCGCTGGGCGCGATGGCCGCGGGCATCGTCGCGACCTCGTGGATCGGCGCGTGGACGGTCGGCCCGTGGGGGGTGCGCGGCATCGCAGCCGCCAACGCCGCCGGGATCACGCTGTCGGCCGCCCTGCTGCTGTACGGGATGGGCCCGCGCAGTGTGCCGATCCGGACCCGGCAGGTGCTGGCCGAGCTGAGCAAGCCGGTGCGCGCGGCGGTGTGCGCGACGGCCGCCGGGGCGTTCGTGACCAGCCGGATCGACGGGCCCGTGGCGGGACTCGCCGCCGGTACGGCGACCGTCACCGTCGTCTACTTCCTGCTCGGCCGGCTCATGCGGGCCCAGGCCGTGCAGAGCTTCGTCCTCGCACTCAGTTCCGTATGCTCCATGACCCGAAGGCTTCCCCATGCCCGCAAGCGCACCCGCGCCCACGCCCGCCCCCGTACCCGCCGCCGCGACCGGGTCCGATGA
- a CDS encoding polysaccharide deacetylase family protein, with translation MYHSVGDCSDDPYRITVTPERLDAQLRWLHRRGLRGVGVAELLAARSRGEGRGLVGLTFDDGYADFLTDALRVLKRWNCGATLFVLPGRLGGENAWDPLGPRKPLLTADGIRAVAEAGVEIGSHGLTHVDLTKADDELLRAEVAESRALLSELSGAPAEGFCYPYGTVDQRAVDAVKAAGYGYGCAIDPGPLNGVHVLPRVHIGENDTAVRLHLKYRLHRLRRRPVEGA, from the coding sequence ATGTACCACTCGGTGGGCGACTGCTCCGACGACCCGTACCGCATCACGGTCACGCCCGAACGCCTCGACGCCCAACTGCGGTGGCTGCACCGGCGCGGGCTGCGGGGTGTGGGGGTGGCCGAGCTGCTCGCCGCCCGTTCCCGGGGCGAGGGGCGCGGGCTCGTCGGGCTGACCTTCGACGACGGGTACGCCGACTTCCTGACCGACGCCCTTCGGGTGCTGAAGCGTTGGAACTGCGGCGCGACCCTCTTCGTCCTCCCGGGACGGCTCGGCGGGGAGAACGCCTGGGATCCGCTGGGCCCGCGCAAACCGCTGCTGACCGCGGACGGCATCCGCGCCGTCGCCGAGGCCGGTGTCGAGATCGGTTCGCACGGGCTGACGCACGTCGATCTGACGAAGGCCGACGACGAGCTGCTGCGCGCCGAGGTCGCCGAGAGCAGAGCGCTGCTCTCGGAGTTGAGCGGTGCTCCGGCGGAGGGGTTCTGCTACCCCTACGGGACCGTCGACCAGCGCGCCGTCGACGCCGTGAAGGCTGCCGGTTACGGATACGGCTGCGCGATCGACCCGGGCCCGCTGAACGGCGTCCATGTCCTCCCCCGCGTCCACATCGGCGAGAACGACACCGCCGTACGCCTGCATCTCAAGTACCGGCTGCACCGGCTGCGGCGCCGACCGGTCGAGGGGGCGTGA
- a CDS encoding glycosyltransferase produces MKALHIITGLGVGGAEQQLRLLLRHLPVDCDVVTLTNPGSVADGLIADGVRVVHLGMAGNRDLAALPRLVNVIRSGGYDLVHTHLYRACVYGRIAARLAGVRAIVATEHSLGDSQMEGRRLTAGVRALYLAGERLGRTTVAVSPTVAERLRRWGVPAPRIEVVPNGIDLARFRFDPVARRRTRERLGLPEGAYVVGGVGRLAPGKRFGDLIGALAQLPDDYWLLLVGGGPEEHVLRRTANEAGVADRVLFTGERPYVPDGTPGPDLPSLTSAMDVLASPCPEEAFGLAVVEALAAGLPVRYVSCPAIEDLPPEAAEGARRVPGGADSFARALAEARALGPRDRTPPAAAHHYDITRSAAQLMDVYAAATPSTTPSPSPSPQGAPSS; encoded by the coding sequence GTGAAGGCCCTGCACATCATCACCGGACTCGGGGTCGGCGGCGCCGAGCAGCAACTCCGGCTGCTGCTGCGGCACTTGCCGGTCGACTGCGATGTCGTGACGCTCACCAACCCCGGCTCGGTCGCCGACGGTCTGATCGCCGACGGCGTCCGGGTCGTCCACCTCGGCATGGCCGGCAACCGGGATCTCGCCGCGCTGCCCCGCCTGGTGAACGTCATCCGCTCGGGCGGCTACGACCTCGTGCACACCCACCTCTACCGGGCCTGCGTGTACGGCAGGATCGCCGCGCGGCTGGCGGGCGTACGCGCGATCGTCGCCACCGAGCACTCCCTGGGCGACTCGCAGATGGAGGGGCGGCGACTGACCGCCGGGGTCCGCGCGCTGTACCTGGCCGGCGAACGGCTCGGCCGCACCACCGTCGCCGTGTCCCCCACGGTCGCCGAGCGGCTCCGCCGCTGGGGTGTGCCCGCGCCGCGGATCGAGGTCGTCCCCAACGGCATCGACCTGGCCCGCTTCCGCTTCGACCCGGTCGCCCGCCGCCGCACCCGAGAGCGCCTCGGGCTGCCCGAGGGGGCTTACGTCGTCGGCGGCGTCGGACGGCTCGCACCGGGCAAGCGCTTCGGCGACCTCATCGGCGCCCTGGCGCAACTCCCCGACGACTACTGGCTGTTGCTCGTCGGCGGAGGCCCCGAGGAACACGTCCTGCGGCGCACCGCGAACGAGGCCGGCGTGGCGGACCGGGTGCTGTTCACCGGCGAACGGCCCTACGTACCGGACGGCACCCCCGGCCCCGACCTGCCCTCCCTCACCTCCGCGATGGACGTGCTCGCCTCCCCGTGCCCGGAGGAGGCCTTCGGCCTCGCGGTCGTCGAGGCACTGGCCGCCGGACTGCCCGTCCGGTACGTCTCCTGCCCGGCGATCGAGGACCTTCCCCCGGAGGCCGCCGAGGGCGCCCGGCGCGTACCAGGCGGCGCGGACTCCTTCGCGCGCGCCCTCGCCGAGGCCCGCGCGCTGGGCCCACGGGACCGCACGCCCCCCGCCGCCGCCCACCACTACGACATCACCCGCAGCGCCGCCCAGCTCATGGACGTGTACGCGGCGGCCACCCCCTCCACGACACCGTCCCCGTCCCCGTCACCTCAGGGAGCCCCATCCTCATGA
- a CDS encoding lipopolysaccharide biosynthesis protein, producing the protein MTENASRVPHRIRTRILPAWYLLAASAVTGGLLGGAYGTFKAPAYTATSYVVAVPTEKSDPASALGFAQAYGRVATQLAVLGDAQVWAGVPVSTLRKSVQTATSPDAPMVAVSATSTRPDLAADMANAVARSLTRHANDTKESTHVELLQFSRAVKPAEPSSAPAAVTGLVGASAGGLLGGLVLLVRPRRRTEEPAPAASVPGPAVAADSHGQL; encoded by the coding sequence ATGACCGAGAACGCCAGCAGAGTCCCCCACCGCATCCGCACCCGCATCCTGCCCGCGTGGTACCTCCTCGCGGCCAGCGCCGTGACCGGCGGCCTCCTCGGCGGTGCGTACGGCACCTTCAAGGCGCCCGCCTACACGGCCACCAGTTACGTGGTCGCCGTACCGACCGAGAAGTCCGACCCGGCGTCCGCGCTCGGTTTCGCGCAGGCCTACGGGCGGGTCGCCACGCAGCTCGCGGTGCTCGGGGACGCCCAGGTGTGGGCGGGCGTACCGGTGTCGACGCTGCGCAAGAGCGTGCAGACGGCGACCTCACCCGACGCGCCCATGGTCGCCGTGTCGGCCACCTCCACGCGCCCCGACCTCGCCGCCGACATGGCGAACGCCGTGGCCCGCTCCCTCACCCGGCACGCGAACGACACCAAGGAGTCCACCCACGTGGAGCTGCTCCAGTTCTCGCGCGCGGTCAAGCCGGCCGAGCCGTCCTCGGCCCCGGCCGCGGTGACCGGACTGGTCGGCGCGAGCGCGGGCGGGCTGCTCGGCGGGCTGGTGCTGCTGGTGCGGCCCCGCCGACGTACGGAGGAGCCGGCGCCCGCGGCCTCCGTACCGGGCCCGGCCGTCGCCGCCGACTCACATGGCCAGCTGTGA